CATCGGTATTAGGCCTAATTTTTGAAAAAATTAATGGCTATAAAGACGGATCATTTTTTACACCTGGCTTTATAACTATGTATATGTGTCGGGAAACGATTAGACGAGCAGTTGTACATAAATTTAATGAGCTTAAAGGATGGAATTGTTCAGATTTAGATCAACTTTACGATAAAATTGAGGATAAAGTTGAAGCGAACCAAATTATCAATAGTTTGAGAATATGTGATCCTGCTGTTGGTTCAGGCCACTTTCTAGTATCTGCTTTAAATGAAATTATTAGTATTAAGAACGATCTAAAGATTCTTTTTGATCGAACTGGTAAAAGGCGACTTCGCGATTATCATATTGAGGTTCTGAATGACGAGCTTATTATAACTGACGAAGATGGCTCGCTTTTTGAATATAATTTCAATAACCTCGAGAGCCAACGAGTTCAGGAGGCTATTTTTCATGAAAAACAAACGATAATTGAAAACTGCCTCTTCGGTGTTGATTTAAACCCGAATTCGGTAAAAATTTGTCGATTAAGATTGTGGATTGAATTATTAAAAAACTCTTATTATACCCCTTTAGGTAATACAGTTCTTCAAGAACGAGCTTTAGAAACACTTCCTAATATTGATATCAATATCAAGTGGGGTAACTCTCTTATCAGCCGATATACATTGGATGCTGATTTAAGCCAAGCCTTAAAAAAGAACAAATTATCGATTGAAGATTATAAAGCTGCTGTTCAGACCTATCGAAATGCAGAAAATAAAGAGCAAAAACGTGAAATGGAACGATTGATCAATAGGATCAAAAGTGATTTTCGTACAGAAATAAGTAATAATGATCCTAAGAAGAAAAAGCTATCTAAGCTAACTGGTGAGTTTTTTAACATTACTCAAAGTCAATTATTTGCACCAAGTAAAACAGAAGCAAAGCTGAATAAGCAGAAGCAAGAAAAGCTTAAAAAGGAAATTACTCAACTCACTACATATATCGAAGAAGTGAAAAACAATAAAATGTTTGAAACTGCATTCGAGTGGCGGTTTGAATTTCCAGAAATATTGAATGATGATGGTGACTTCGTTGGTTTTGATGTTCTTCTAGGCAACCCACCCTATATTCAGCTACAAAAATTGGGGCAAGAGAGTGAAAATCTGCAAAAGGTTGGCTATCAGACATTTGAGTCGATGGGGGATATTTATTCTTTGTTTTATGAGAATGGTTGGAATGTACTTAAAGAGAAAGGAATCCTCTGCTTCATCACATCAAATAAATGGATGAGAGCTGGGTATGGGGTATCAACAAGAGGTTTCTTTGGTGAAAAGACAAGCCCGCTTCTACTTATTGATTTTGCAGGGCAAAAAATATTTGAGTCTGCAACTGTTGAAACAAATATCCTGATGTTTTCTAAGGAGAAAAATCAAGGAAAAACGATTGCATGTATAGTGAAGGAAAATGTGTTAAATAATATGAGCGATTACGTTCGACAACACGCCACGACTACCTCCTTTTCCGGGAGCGAAAGCTGGGTAGTGCTGAGCGAAATTGAGCAGCGGATTAAGGCTAAGATTGAGGCCGTAGGAACACCCCTCAAAGATTGGGATATCGCCATCAACTACGGTATAAAAACTGGTTTCAATGACGCCTTTATCATTGATGGTGCTAAACGGGCAGAACTATTAAATGAAGATCCAAAATCCGCCGAAGTTATTCGACCGATACTTAGAGGGCGTGATATTAAGCGGTACTCTTATGAATTTGCTGACTTATATCTTATAGCTACTTTTCCAAGTTTAAAACTGGATATTGAGCAGCAATATCCAGCTATAAAAGGGCATTTATTAAGTTTTGGTAGAGCCAGATTGGAACAATCTGGAGGATCAGGAGCCCGTAAAAAGACTAATAATAAATGGTTTGAAACACAAGATAGTATAAGCTATTGGGAGGATTTTAATAGACAGAAAATTGTTTGGGGAGAAATATCTGATAAAACCAAGTTTGCTATAGACTTAGAAGGTAAGTATATGAATGAAGCAACAACTTTTTTAATGGTTGGCGAATCACTTATTTATCTAGTTGGATACCTAAACTCAAAACTATCAGAATACCTTTTTTCAAAGATTGGGACTACTACAGGGGTTGGAACGATCCGATGGAAAAAATATACTATTGAACAAATGCTCATCCCTAGACTAGAGCCATCCAAGGAAAACGAATATCAAAAGAGAGTGTTAGGGGCTTTAAATTGCATTACTCTTGGAAAAGACTACAGCTTACTAACTAGTGAACTCGATAAGCTAATTTATGAACATTTAGAACTTACACCAGAAGAAATAGAGTTTATTGAATCTGGGAATGCTGAGACTGCTCAATAAACTCTATTTCTTCTGGAGTTAAAGAATATAATTGAAATATCATTTCATTTAACAACTGCTGTTCCTGCTTAACAGACTCGCCTTTACCTACTTTTTCAATCAGTCTTTCTGCTTGATCAAGAATGCCTTGTTGAAGAGGGGCTGCAATAAGAGGGACTGGGAGTTGCTCAATAAACATAGGCTTGTACTCAAAATATCCTCCATTCCTTGTAACTCCTAGCTTTCTTATATAGTAATCAGCAACTTCGGAATTCAATATTGCCAGTAAGTATTTGCTTGCTGGTACTATCATAGGACAAGGAGCATTAACAAATAAACCTTCTTCAGCTATAGCATACGAGGCACTCAAATTAAGATTACCCCAAACAATTTTCTGTCTATTAAAATCCTCGATATAAGCACAGTTGCGAAGATTGTATGGGGTTAAGCCTTTGTCAAGCCGTTTTTCCAACTCTGGCCAGAACTTATCTAAATGTCTTTTTATAGCTGGGTAGTCACTGATAATGATCGGCCTTATACCTTTCTCCTTTATCCCATTATGGATGTTTATCAGCCATAAATCAGCAAAATCATACCCATATCGTTTTATATCTCTGCCACGTAAAATCGGTCGAATAACTTCGGCGGATTTTGGATCTTCATTTAATAGTTCTGCCCGTTTAGCACCATCAATGATAAAGGCGTCATTGAAACCAGTTTTTATACCGTAGTTGATGGCGATATCCCAATCTTTGAGGGGTGTTCCTACGGCCTCAATCTTAGCCTTAATCCGCTGCTCAATTTCGCTCAGCACTACCCAGCTTTCGCTCCCGGAAAAGGAGGTAGTCGTGGCGTGTTGTCGAACGTAATCGCTCCTTTATTGTATAAAAATATGGTTTGCTTTTTTATAGATAATTTTGGTTTAAATCAAACACCCAATTTTCACTATATAATCCAATAACCAATGATTTACGGATACATCCGCGTTAGTACCGATAAGCAAACAGTCGAAAACCAACGCTACGAGTTAAACCAGTTTTGTGAGAAGAGTGTACTAGTAATTGATAAATGGATTGAAGAAACTATCTCCGGCTCGAAGAATCTGCAAGACCGAAAACTTGGGAAGCTCTTAAAAAAAATGAAAAAAGGAGATGTTCTTATTTGTTCCGAACTATCAAGACTTGGACGTAACCTATTGATGATCATGGGGATTTTAAATGAATGTATGAACCGAGATATCCAAGTTTGGACAATTAAAGACAATTATCGCCTTGGTAGCGATATTAACTCTAAAGTGTTAGCATTCGCTTTTGGGCTTTCTGCCGAAATAGAGCGAAATCTTATTTCACAGCGTACGAAAGAAGCATTGGCTCGAAAAAAAGCGGAAGGAGTAATCTTAGGTCGCCCAGTAGGGAGTAAATCTTCTAAAACCAAACTTACTGGTCATGACAAAAAAATCAAAGACTTACTGGACAAGCGTGTTTCCTACAGCGCCATTGCACGAATACTTGGTGTACACAGATTAACTGTGGCTAGTTATGCTACACAACATGGACTGAAGAACTAATAATCTAATAATGTATTTTCGGCAAGCAATTATTTCAATTGCTTGCTTTTTTTCTTCATTGAGGCCCGCCAAACCATCGATTACTGTGCTTTTAGGCCTAGGACATTATGATCGTTTACTGATTAAAGGAGCCCAATAATGAAATATCTCTTTCGCAGACCTATAAGAGGTAGTGGCGATAAAAAGTACCTGCAAAGAGAGTAATGGGGATTTATTAACCGATTAATGGAACCAGTCCAAGGGTATATGTGGCCTTGTATGTTGGTATGGCCGACTTGCGGTCCAAGATTCTATAATTGTAAATGGGCCGGATTTTCCTTTCAACGTTTTGACAAAATCAACCGCTTCATCTTTGGTATCAAATGAAGGTACCCAAGGATATCGACCGTTCTGTGGATCATTTACCCAAAAAGGCATTAATTCGTAGTGAACATCATTACCAAAACTGCCACCATTGTTTAAAATTCTGTAAACTTGGTATATTGAGATCATGTTTGTAATAGTGGATTAATACTCTAATTTAATGAAATAATGCATCTAGACAAAACGAAGCTTCTTCCACTCATTGAAAAAACCAAGACTTTAAACACAAAGTCTCAGTACAATTTTGCAGTCCCTTCTAAATCTAATGTATCTAAACATACTGCTGAGGATCAGCTTCGTACGCTGCTTTCTGGATTGTCGGGATGGTTAAATAAACATCCAAATCTTGTTAACGGATCAACTTACGGCCGGAAATTAGCGGAATTGAAGAGTAGGCTTCCTGACAAAAAAACTTACCATTACGGCTCGGGCCTTTCCGATAGTGATACGGAAGCAATAAGGTCTGAATTACTGACCCTCTTAAAAGCAATCGATCGTGAGAATAAATCCATTTTTATTGTTCATGGGCGTGATCATGATATGCGTGAGAAGGTGCAAAGTGCCTTGCGGGGTTTAGGCCTTGCTACTGTTGTGCTCGACAGAGAAGACGATTTAGGGCAAACGGTTATTGAAAAATTCATTAAAGAATCAGCACGATGTGAATATGCTGTTGTCCTCTGCTCGGCCGACGATGAAGGGCGATTGCGCACTAAAGCGCGTTCTTCTAAAGATGCTCCCTCACCACGCCCACGTGCTCGGCAAAATGTAGTATTAGAGTTAGGGTATTTTTTGGCTAAAGTGGGACGTGAAAATCTGTTCGTTCTACATCCAGAAGAATCCATAGAACAACCGAGCGATTTTCTGGGTGTTATCTATGAGAAGTATGATAAAGCTGGGCAATGGAAAGACAAATTGGTGCGAGCTTTAAGAGGTTCGGGGTTTAAGATTCCCCAAAAGCTTGCTGAGCGCATCTAAATAAATTGCTTTTCCATCTGGCAAAGGACCGAATTCCTTTGATCTACATCTCAGTACAGTTTGAGGCTACGGATAGGTTCGAAAACCACTTTGGGTGTAACCCCTGTGTAACCCCACGATATAACCTCCAATCATTATCAGCTAATTAACTAGTTGATTAAAATGGTGGGCCCGGCCAGACTTGAACTGGCGACCAGACCGTTATGAGCGGCCCTGTTGGACTTTATCACAATTTTATACCGATTGCTAGTTGTTTTATAATCAGATATTTATTCAATGTTTCTCCAAATCGAGTTTGCTTGAAGTTCATCCAAATTGACCTATACTGTAACCCCGGCGTAACCCCATATATCTAGTGGAGGAATGGATGGGCCAAAAGGTGAATTTTACAAAGGCTGCCATCGAAGCGGCCAATGCTCCCAAAAAGACCCGTCTTGTATTACTGGATACAAAAGTTGTTGGCCTGCAATGCCGAGTAAGTCCAACCGGTGTGAAAACCTTCAGCGTGTTTCGACGAATAAAAGGCGGAGCCCCTGAACGAGTGACGCTGGGTCGGTATCCCGATCTTTCAATTGAGAATGCGCGTAAGATGGCACTCGCGGTAAATGCTGAAATTGCTTCAGGGGCAAATCCCGCCCAAGTGAAACGAGTACATAAAGCGGAACTAACCTTTAAAGAGCTTTTTGATCGTTATCTGGATGGCCATGCCAAGTATAAAAGCCGAACCTGGAAAAAAGATGAGGGCAGATATCAATGCTACTTGGACAAGCCACTAGGTCATAAGCGTCATTCGGAAATAACAAAAGCGGATATTGCTACCATCCATGCCCGAATTACGAAACAGCCAGCCAAAGGCAAAAAAGATGGAGAGGGCAAACCTAAACTAAAAAGCGGTGCAACGGCCAATCGGATTTTAGATTTGGTATCGGCTGTTTTTAATTGGGGAATAAGCGTTGGCCTCTGTGAGGAGAATCCGGCAAAAGGTGTAAAACGGAATGCTGTCCGTAGCCGAGATCGTTTTTTACAAACCGATGAACTCCCTCGATTTTTTGAAGCGCTCTATCAAGAGCCAAATTCAACCATCCGTGACTATGTTTTACTTTCTCTTTTGACAGGAGCCAGACAAGCAAACGTATTAGCCATGCGCTGGGATGAACTTTCATTTGCGCGAAAAGAGTGGAGGATTCCTCGGACTAAAAATGGCGATCCGCAAACCGTAATGTTAATTGATGAAGTGATTCGAATATTAGACGCACGTAATGATAAGGGTTCTCTATTTGTCTTCCCTGGTACTGGTAAAAAGGGCCACTTGGTTGAGCCGAAGAAAGGGTGGAGCCGAATACTGAAACGGGCTGGTATTGATAACCTGCGGCTGCATGATTTAAGACGCACGTTGGGAAGCTGGCAAGCAAAAACAGGGGCATCCCTAATTATTATTGGAAAATCGCTCAATCACAAATCGTTGGCGGCAACTCAGGTCTATTCCCGCCTGGATAGTGATCCCGTGCGACAGTCTGTCGAGAGAGCAACCGATGCGATCCTGGAGGCTGGAGGAATAAAAAGTAAGCCAGCATGAAACCTTGGCTTTTAACCCAGCTTATCGGTTCTTGTTTGTTATTGATCAATCCCGTTTTTGATTGACGTTAGGTATTTATTCCTTCTATCATGACTATATTCCTACTTCATGTAGATTGATATTTTCAGATAGGGGAAGCCATGCCGACGACAAATGAAACACTGTTAGACCGCAAAGAAGCCGCTAAATACCTCCGTATTTCTCCAAACACGTTAGCCGTGTGGGATTGCACAAAACGCTATGATTTGAAACCGCTCAAAGTGGGCCGTGCTGTCCGCTATCGCCGGTCGGAGTTGGACAAGTTCATTGAACGCCAACTTCAGCAGTAAATAACTCCCCATTCATTCCCATCATTTTTTAGGAGATCGCCCGTGAACATTGATCAGGCGAAAGCGGTAGCTATTGTCGAAATTTTAGCCCGATTGGGCATTCACCCCAAACGAACAACGACGGGGAAAGTACTTTACCTATCCCCCGTGCGGAATGAAAAAACACCCAGTTTTTGGGTCGATACCAAAACAAATCGTTGGCACGATTACGGCGATGGGCGAGGAGGAGACGTTGTTGATTTAGCCACAGCCTATCTGCAATTCACGCGGGAAGCGCATACCGTTTCGGATGCCTTGCGCTGGATTGGCAACATGGGCGTTGCTGCGTATGCGATTACCCCCATTTATCGGCCTGACGAGCACCAGCATCATGATGCATCATTGGTTCTGAAATCAAAACGATCTATTCAGCATGTAGGGCTGATGCATTATCTGGATAAGCGTGGTATTCCACTTTCTGTTGCCCATCGCCATCTCAAGGAACTTCGCATTCAGAATACGCGGACGAATAAGTACTTTACCGCGCTTGGTTTTCCCAATGAAGACGGTGGCTTTGAACTCCGCAATCCCTTCTTTAAAGGCTGTTTACGCCCGAAAGCGATCAGTTTTATACGGGGAAAAGTACCCAAACCGGAAGGTATTCATCTCTTTGAAGGCTTCATGGATTATCTGTCAGCCATCAGCCAGTTGCAGGGCAGCAGCTTTGCCGACGATGCCATCATTCTCAATTCGCTTTCCTGTCTAAAACAAGCCATTCCCTATATGCAGAATTACGGTTACCGCATCGCGTATAGCTGGATAGACAACGACGAGGCTGGAATGAAAGCGACCAACGTTATCACTGAATTCTGTCAGACGCAGATCGATCTGCGGCATATGCCAATGAACAAGGTCTATGCTCCGCACAAGGATGTCAACGCGTGGCATATGCACAAACTCAACTTGACGCTGTAAAGAGAGGTAAGAATGTCACAACTGGCCATTCAATCGCTGTTTACGGTCAACGAAGTTGAGATCAGCTACCGTAACAAAACACCGTATCAGGATCGGATTCAGATTACCCGGTCCGCAACGGCTTATGAAGTCCTACGCACGGCTTGGGACGAAAATAAACTCGAACTGCTGGAACAGTTCAAGATTCTGTTGCTAGATCGGAAGAATAATTGCTTAGCAATCTCCGACATCGCCACGGGCGGTATGACCGCTTGCATTGTCGATCCCAAAGTGATTTTTGTGACAGCCCTCAAAGCCAATGCTTGCAGTATTATTTTGGCGCACAACCACCCTTCGCAAAACCTTCAGCCGAGTCCACAGGATTTAGCCTTGACGCGAAAACTATCTGAATGCGGCAAGCTGTTGGACATTGCCGTTCTCGACCACTTGATTGTCACATCGCATAATTATTATTCCTTTGCCGATGAGGGCTGTATGCCACGCTAACAGTCACCGGTTCAATTTTCATTCTGCCAAAAGCCAGAGTTACTTGTGGGTCTATACCCGACGCCACTCATTCCACCAACCACAATTTTCGCCAAGCCTTCGGCTTTCCCCGCCCGACCAAAATTCTGGTTGGTTCTCTCGCTAAGCCGCCGTGTTCTTTCATTCCCTGTAACCCCAACCATTGGAGCATGATACATGACCAAACCGATTACCCGCAAAACCTCATCAAGCCCTGCCGAACAGCCTCAACAAGATATTTACGCTCGTGTTACGGCTAAAATCCTAACCGATCTGGAACAAGGTAATCTCTCGTGGCGCAAGCCTTGGCACTCCGAACACATGACTGGTCAGGTCATGCGTCCTCTGCGCTGGAATGATATTCCTTATACCGGCATCAATACGCTCATTCTCTGGAATGCTGCCAGTGAGCAAGGCTTTACCTCTCCCTATTGGATGACTTTCAAGCAGGCCACCGACATGAAAGCCGCTGTCTGTAAAGGTGAGAAGGGCACCCAAATTGTCTATGCCGATAAATTCACCAAAGCAGAGGAAGATAGTAATGGCGAAATTAAATCTAGCCAGATTCCCTTTCTCAAATGCTACACCGTCTTCAATGCGTCTCAGATCGAAGGCTTGTCCGATGGTTTCTATAAAGCACCTGAACCCGTTGTTAAAAATCAGCAAGCGCGTCATCAGGAACTTGAACAGTTCTTTGCGCAGACGAAAGCCGACATTTATACCGGTTCCAAAGCGTGTTACACGCAGAGCACCGACCGCATCCAAATGCCGCCATTCGAAAGCTTTGAAACAGCCATGCGTTATTATGCTGTTTTAGCCCATGAACTCACCCATTGGACAAAAGCGCCTACGCGGTTGAACCGAGACCTTGGCAAAAAGCACTATGGTGATGAAGGGTACGCTAAAGAAGAATTGGTGGCCGAACTAGGAGCCTGCTTCTTGGCGGCTGATCTTGGCTTTGAACCGCAACCGGAAGAACATCATGCGGCTTATATCCAGTCCTGGCTACACGTGCTCAAGGATGACAAACGCTTTGTCTTTCAGGCCGCATCCCACGCGCAAAAGGCGGTTGAATACATTCATGCCCTGCAATGCCCTCGCCCTTGAGTTTCGAGGGCACAAACGATGTGTTGGTTCACGGACGATTTGACAGTTTCTTCAACTGTACCTTTCTTGGGTCGGTTGATAGAGCATGTCAGCTTAGCCCAATTGTCCGTCATGGCGCTTATCCCTCCTTTTTACGAGGTAAAAACGATCTACGACTGCGGCCCAAAATAGACATTGCACATCAATTTATGGCCTTGGAGAGCTGATACGGCCCCTTGCGCTTTGTTCGCTTCCATCATCAACAACACAAGAAAGGAGATTTGATGATGACTAACCAAACCGAAACCCGTTCGACCAAGCCAACCCACACGGTTTATGTTCTCAAACCGCAAGCCGATACTGAGCAAGCTGACTGGATCAGAGTAGGGGCTGCTTGGGAACACGGCGATAAAGATGGCTTGAACCTGTCCTTGAACATCCTCGGCCAGAAAATTCCGGTTGTTGTTCGTAAGAACAAACCGAAAGCCTAATTGCAGCAAAGCCGGAGAGAGATTCTTTCTCTCCGGCTTTGATTTTGCCGAAAAATGAGTATTAAGCACGTATCAATTATCAATACAATCATGCTTGACAATATTACTCTTTCGTCATTAATTGCTTATGAGTCACATCATCCACTTGAAAGTTAAATCGTTTTATTAGGAAGCTCAGAATCGCAGTGGCATGTGGTGTGCGTGCTTCGTTTTCTAAGCCGTATGATTCTAACACCCATACAGGTACCTGACTTACCCAGAATCGGAATTCATCTGAAAAGATTAGTTCGATGGGTACGGCAATATTATTGTCAGATTCGTTTTCTAGGCGGATGGTATTAAATATGCCATTAAATACATCTTCATACTCTTTCCTTGAGGCAAATGGCCCTCGTTGTCTGACTATATAATTTGTCTTGTAATTGAAAATTACATGCTTCATAGCCAGTAAAATGTGCCAATCTAAATATCCTTCATTCCTTAATTCAGTTACTATTTCTTGCCCCCTTTTATCTGCCATCCAACTCCTTATGGTCATTGATATTACCTTGTCAAAATTGTCGTAGCGATTCTTTATATAGGTAAGTGTCTGCTCTTGATTATATAAGGGACTTATTGAATCCTTCCATTGTAATTCTGCTATTTCATTCAGGCTAAAATCATTGTACAGAATTGGTTTAGCAAAAACTGCGCGTTGCGTTTCCTCGAAGGTAGCTTGGCTAAAGAGTTGACGGTATAGCTTTTCGTAAGGCTGGACGATTAGCGTTTTTTCGGGTAATCCACCGTTTTTCAGCTTATCTTCGAATATTTGTTCTTTTGCCTTTATAGGTAACAGGCTTATATTCCGTATTAAGAAATAAGCCATGGTGACGATCTGAACTTGTAGCCACTTTACTTCTTCTGGATCTTTATCGTTAATTGAAGTTAATGTGGGTACAACAACCGTCCAATGTGTACGATTGTTGGATTCGGTTAATTCAAAGTCAACATTTTTGCCTTCATTTTTAACGGAAAGATCAATCTCAATCTTGGTTTTAATCAAATGGAGATCTTCTGGAATCAATTCAACTTGTAAAATCTGGAGACTAGCAACCACTTGCTCAGCGACTGGGGTAGTGTGCCAATCATTGTCAAATCTAATTTGCCATTCACTTCCTTCGGCAAACCAACGGATGGTACGGGTTGGTCCTAAATCACTGAAAGGTTCATCATCCAATTTATTTCTGTGAAAGTGCTCTAATAACTTTGTATCCGAAAAATCATCAAACTGTTTATTTAGTACAGCTCTCATTTCATCTACTGGTACGAACGGATCAAGAGCTGAATTGCATCGCAGTTTGTGGGAAATTAAGTACTGTAATTGGGGAGCGAAGCGCAGCGTTATATACTCAATGGACAAACTATCAGCGAGTGCCTTACCTATTCTAGAAAACTTTCCATGATCGGACTCGAATGCATTAGGGTCAAACTCAATCGAGGCATACACAAACGTGCTGTAACAATCTAAGAAACTAACCCATGCCCCTTGTTTATAATCCGAATGAGCAGCTAGGAAAAAAGCATGACCATAACGCTTCATTAATGCTGGATCATTTGTGTTTGCAGCAAACCAACCAGCCGCTAATGCATACTGTTTAGCCGCTAAGTGCATCCCTAACGCGTCGTATACTTGAGCTATATTAAGACAAGCCAGGATGAAGCCATCGGCTGATTCCTTTTTTGACCAAAGATTTTTGGCCTTATGAAAGTTTTGAAGTGTTCGGATCAACTTATTTGATTCCAGAAAGCTGACCCCTTGCTCAACGTTGCTTTTAGCTCGCTTAAAATCACCTTCTCGCTCACCTACGAACTTACTGAGCCGCTCTGATAGATCAACCAGGATGTCCAGTAGTTTGTCTGGGATTCGGTCCGTAAGCAGACGAACTTGCAAATTCAGCCGATCTTGTAGTTGATATGCCGAATAGAATGGAGCATCGGGCAATAGCTCTATAATTTTGTTGATATATTCAATGACTCGATAACAAGTCCCATCGATATCTTTAATCAAATCACTCGTAAAAGCTAAATTGGCTTTACACTCCAATAAGCCGCATCGGTAATTAGGGTTATGGGTTTTTAATTGCTTATCCAGTAAGGCATTCAGCCGATCAATCCAGTCCTGCCAGTTTTCTTCTAAAAGAGACGTTCCCGAAACGTGTAGCTCCCAAAAAACAACAGCTAATAAAGAAATGGCATCTTCAATATCGCGGATGCTGGTATAAGCTTCTACATCCTCAAAGTAATCGTATAGATAAGCAACACGGTCGCCTAACGAAGCAGTTGGAGTATATCCTTGCGCTACGGAATCAGGTTTTATAATGAGCATGCAGATTTCGTAAGCTGCTTTTCGTTGGGCAAAACGAGGTATCTCATTGAGAGAATAATAATGCTCTAAAATATCAACCCAAAACTCGGTGTCATTATATAAATACAACTTACTGCGGCAGTGATGACTAATATTGACGACTTCATAAAATTCAGCA
This window of the Spirosoma aerolatum genome carries:
- a CDS encoding JAB domain-containing protein — encoded protein: MSQLAIQSLFTVNEVEISYRNKTPYQDRIQITRSATAYEVLRTAWDENKLELLEQFKILLLDRKNNCLAISDIATGGMTACIVDPKVIFVTALKANACSIILAHNHPSQNLQPSPQDLALTRKLSECGKLLDIAVLDHLIVTSHNYYSFADEGCMPR
- a CDS encoding ArdC family protein, giving the protein MTKPITRKTSSSPAEQPQQDIYARVTAKILTDLEQGNLSWRKPWHSEHMTGQVMRPLRWNDIPYTGINTLILWNAASEQGFTSPYWMTFKQATDMKAAVCKGEKGTQIVYADKFTKAEEDSNGEIKSSQIPFLKCYTVFNASQIEGLSDGFYKAPEPVVKNQQARHQELEQFFAQTKADIYTGSKACYTQSTDRIQMPPFESFETAMRYYAVLAHELTHWTKAPTRLNRDLGKKHYGDEGYAKEELVAELGACFLAADLGFEPQPEEHHAAYIQSWLHVLKDDKRFVFQAASHAQKAVEYIHALQCPRP